The following coding sequences are from one Schizosaccharomyces osmophilus chromosome 1, complete sequence window:
- the clr5 gene encoding Clr5 protein yields the protein MTKEWDGRREQIVELSKVHGMTVRELQTRMSKLYNFEASIRSYKRVLARWGIHIHRQRFILPRTEEAVARTATGDVSKALDELVAQLFFARQSDKDSLAQIEANFGLRLSKRALHYRRKRLSLKRAITKTQDSSNFHDPTSSSPTALHLSQQQYPHSLSSASRSQEQQSIPLLVHSSLLSTGASPPSSSVSSASSSHPNSVPMPETRTPTQSVLNSRSPITASSPSNTHPHPLPMIPSYSSNFSVAPESTSPSSHGASIPSLPYLQNTSVFHPPGPLHPSQLAFPHHLPTQPPPPPHTPLPFLFHSKKQAAQSHMSYPPETQNHSSSFVPAPVPQEPSENLSDPAIVTTASNSSYPSSRLPPSNQFYLNQVPGSSFPEQTHLNHDSTSAMNVVSLPPYSSFPSSSSLPPLPSLPQQTQPHIPSSPVEANGEHLSARPANPSVASVYANYMGDQQEDRKSSLSQTYMPMSEEGQPLQLTHHVPPTHSPMLAAASDHKASIPSSFVGGHHFQSPKSPNLRQPHLEVPEPSMREPFLEPIDKEVKPSEELLNSIQYQIGETHRGSMYLPMLNVPNAAAPQQSLPPPNTFYQEGMTSPSQHAQYAMPMQNYSSVQYQPALPSNDAINPQTHFASSQQLNMPEENSAQYAIPNAYMGRFPQTSHHPSANLLDASASLNPVQNPLIMLHHANQDYIAMGRPEHSIPEQSHVVPAYSDVDSRFV from the exons ATGACGAAGGAATGGGATGGTCGAAGAGAACAAATTGTCGAACTTTCCAAAGTTCATGGAATGACGGTTCGTGAATTGCAGACACGGATGTCGAAATTATACAATTTTGAAGCCAG TATCCGGTCTTACAAGCGCGTTCTCGCCAGATGGGGAATTCATATACATCGGCAACGATTTATCTTACCGCGAACAGAAGAAGCAGTTGCTCGGACTGCTACAGGAGATGTTTCAAAAGCACTCGACGAGTTAGTTGCTCAACTGTTTTTTGCAAGACAGAGCGATAAAGATTCTCTTGCCCAAATCGAAGCCAATTTTGGATTACGTCTATCAAAGCGTGCACTTCATTATCGTCGGAAAAGACTTTCTTTAAAACGTGCTATCACCAAAACTCAAGATTCTTCCAACTTTCACGATCCTACCTCATCGTCGCCAACAGCGCTCCATCTTTCTCAACAACAATACCCACATTCTCTTTCATCGGCTTCCCGGTCCCAAGAGCAGCAAAGCATCCCGTTACTCGTTCATTCCTCTCTTCTTTCTACAGGAGCGTCCcctccttcttcttccgtttcctctgcttcttcttcccaCCCAAACTCAGTCCCTATGCCTGAGACAAGAACTCCTACACAATCGGTCCTTAATTCCCGTTCTCCCATCACCGCTTCGTCTCCATCCAACACTCATCCTCATCCACTACCCATGATTCCTTCTTACTCTTCTAATTTCTCAGTTGCTCCAGAGTCTACATCCCCTTCTTCTCACGGCGCTTCCATTCCTTCTCTTCCGTACTTGCAGAATACGTCTGTTTTTCATCCTCCTGGCCCTCTTCATCCTTCTCAACTCGCTTTCCCACACCATTTACCTACACAACCACCTCCTCCTCCCCATACTCCCCTTCCGTTTTTGttccattcaaaaaaacaagcgGCCCAGTCGCATATGAGTTACCCTCCTGAAACTCAAAAtcattcttcttcgttCGTTCCTGCTCCGGTCCCTCAAGAGCCGTCTGAAAATCTTTCGGACCCTGCAATCGTTACTACAGCTTCCAATTCTTCCTATCCTTCTTCTCGCTTGCCACCATCAAACCAGTTTTACTTAAACCAAGTTCCTGGGTCTTCTTTTCCCGAGCAAACGCATCTTAATCATGATTCTACTTCAGCAATGAATGTCGTGTCGCTTCCTCCCTATTCTTCATTCCCTTCCTCGTCTTCTCTCCCTCCTCTTCCCAGTTTGCCGCAACAAACTCAACCCCATATTCCTTCTAGTCCCGTTGAAGCGAATGGAGAGCATTTGTCAGCGCGTCCTGCCAACCCTTCTGTAGCTTCTGTTTATGCAAATTATATGGGAGATCAACAAGAAGACAGAAAATCGAGCCTTTCTCAAACATATATGCCTATGTCTGAGGAGGGACAACCGTTGCAGCTAACCCATCATGTTCCTCCAACACATTCTCCCATGCTGGCAGCAGCTTCTGACCATAAGGCTTCGATACCATCTTCCTTCGTTGGAGGGCATCACTTTCAATCACCAAAATCTCCAAACCTTAGGCAGCCTCATTTGGAGGTACCGGAACCCTCCATGCGTGAGCCGTTTTTGGAGCCTATTGATAAAGAAGTTAAGCCTTCGGAAGAATTATTAAACTCTATCCAATATCAAATTGGCGAAACACATCGCGGCTCCATGTATTTACCTATGCTGAACGTACCAAATGCAGCAGCCCCTCAACAATCTTTGCCTCCTCCTAATACTTTTTATCAGGAAGGTATGACAAGTCCAAGCCAGCACGCTCAATATGCGATGCCGATGCAAAATTATTCTTCTGTTCAGTATCAGCCTGCGTTGCCTTCCAATGATGCTATAAATCCACAAACACactttgcttcttctcAACAGTTAAATATGCCCGAAGAGAATTCGGCTCAATATGCCATACCTAATGCCTATATGGGTCGATTCCCCCAAACGTCTCATCATCCGTCTGCTAATTTACTGGATGCAAGTGCTTCATTGAACCCTGTTCAGAATCCACTTATTATGCTTCATCATGCTAATCAAGATTACATTGCTATGGGTAGGCCTGAACACTCTATTCCAGAGCAAAGCCATGTTGTTCCCGCTTATTCTGATGTCGACTCGCGTTTTGTTTAG
- the stt3 gene encoding oligosaccharyltransferase subunit Stt3, giving the protein MGESAKNSTKKVVNSHEKDWKIPLKVLILFCIIVTSASSRLFSVIRYESIIHEFDPWFNFRATKVLVEQGFYNFLNWFDERSWYPLGRVAGGTLYPGLMVTSGIIYKALHFLKLDVDIRDICVLLAPAFSGLTAIATYYLARELKNDACGLLAAAFMGIAPGYTSRSVAGSYDNEAIAITLLMSTFALWIKAVKTGASFWGACTGLLYFYMVTAWGGYVFITNMIPLHVFVLLLMGRYTSKLYIAYTSYYVIGLLSSMQVPFVGFQPVSTSEHMAAMGVFGLIQLYAFYYYVKGLVSSQQFQTLLRLALGALVVGASIGLFFLSSSGVIAPWTGRFYSLWDTNYAKIHIPIIASVSEHQPPTWSSLFFDLQLLIWLLPVGVYLCFKELRNEHVFIIIYAVMGTYFCGVMVRLILTLTPCVCIAAAVSISTLLDTYFGPDAEESVPSGKTTKSKPRLFQYFLSGTSNVGIYNMLSRIMVLGSITYFLVLFVYHSSWVTSNAYSSPTVVLSTVLNDGSLMYIDDFREVYDWLRRNTPNDAKVMSWWDYGYQIAGMADRPTLVDNNTWNNTHIATVGKAMSSNEEAAYPILRKHDVDYILIIYGGTLGFSSDDMNKFLWMIRISQGLWPEDIIERNFFTRSGEYRTDDAASPTMRESLMYKMSYHGAWKLFPPGQGYDRSRGQKLPTKDPQLFTIEEAFTSMHHLVRLYKVKKPDTFGRDLKQVSLFEEGKRKKIRRPTKMNERPLRA; this is encoded by the exons ATGGGTGAATCTGCTAAGAATTCCACGAAAAAGGTGGTTAACTCACATGAAAAGGACTGGAAGATTCCTTTGAAGGTCctcattcttttctgtaTTATCG TTACTTCTGCCTCTTCTAGATTATTTTCTGTAATTCGTTATGAATCTATCATTCATGAATTCGATCCTTGGTTCAATTTCCGAGCGACAAAAGTGTTGGTTGAACAAGGCTTCTATAACTTCCTTAACTGGTTCGATGAACGCAGCTGGTATCCTTTAGGCCGTGTAGCTGGTGGTACTCTTTACCCCGGGCTTATGGTGACTTCTGGCATCATCTATAAAGCACTACATTTCCTTAAACTTGATGTTGATATTCGTGATATTTGCGTGTTGCTAGCCCCTGCATTTTCCGGACTTACAGCTATTGCTACTTACTACCTTGCAAGAGAACTGAAAAACGACGCCTGTGGTCTTTTAGCTGCCGCTTTTATGGGTATTGCACCTGGTTATACATCACGCTCTGTTGCTGGTTCATACGACAATGAGGCTATTGCTATTACACTTCTCATGTCTACTTTTGCGTTATGGATTAAAGCTGTTAAGACCGGAGCTTCTTTTTGGGGTGCTTGCACTGGCTTGTTGTACTTTTATATGGTAACTGCTTGGGGTGGTTATGTATTCATCACGAATATGATCCCTTTGCATGTTTTCGTCTTACTATTAATGGGGCGCTATACTTCTAAACTTTACATTGCTTACACTTCTTATTATGTTATCGGTCTTTTGTCCTCTATGCAGGTACCTTTCGTTGGCTTTCAACCTGTCTCCACTAGTGAGCACATGGCTGCCATGGGTGTCTTTGGCTTGATTCAGCTCTATGCATTCTACTATTATGTAAAGGGTCTTGTTTCTTCCCAGCAATTTCAAACTTTGCTTCGTTTAGCTTTGGGTGCTCTTGTAGTTGGTGCTTCAATCggtcttttcttcctctctTCTTCCGGTGTGATTGCCCCCTGGACTGGTCGTTTTTACTCTCTTTGGGATACCAATTACGCTAAGATTCACATTCCCATTATAGCATCTGTCTCTGAACATCAACCTCCTACTTGGAGCTCTTTGTTCTTTGATCTTCAATTGTTAATTTGGCTTTTGCCTGTTGGTGTTTATCTTTGCTTCAAGGAGCTTCGCAATGAACATGTTTTCATCATTATCTATGCTGTAATGGGTACTTATTTCTGTGGTGTCATGGTTCGTTTAATCTTGACTCTCACTCCTTGTGTGTGTATCGCTGCTGCTGTGTCTATCTCAACACTTTTGGATACTTATTTTGGTCCTGATGCCGAAGAATCTGTACCTTCCGGTAAAACCACTAAGAGTAAACCGAGATTATTCCAATATTTCTTGTCGGGTACTTCGAACGTTGGTATCTACAACATGCTTTCTAGAATAATGGTTCTTGGTTCCATCACATATTTCCTCGTTCTTTTCGTCTACCACTCCAGCTGGGTTACTTCCAACGCTTACTCTTCTCCTACAGTAGTTTTGTCTACTGTTTTGAACGATGGTAGTTTGATGTATATTGATGACTTCCGTGAGGTTTATGACTGGTTGCGTCGGAATACTCCCAATGATGCTAAGGTTATGAGTTGGTGGGATTATGGTTACCAAATCGCTGGTATGGCTGATCGTCCAACTCTTGTCGATAACAACACTTGGAATAACACTCATATCGCTACGGTCGGTAAGGCTATGTCCTCGAACGAGGAAGCTGCTTATCCTATTCTCCGTAAGCATGATGTTGATTACATATTAATTATATATGGCGGTACGCTCGGGTTCAGCAGTGACGATATGAATAAGTTCTTATGGATGATTCGTATCTCCCAGGGCTTATGGCCTGAGGATATCATCGAACGTAACTTCTTCACTCGCAGTGGAGAATATCGTACTGATGATGCTGCTAGTCCAACTATGCGTGAATCCTTAATGTACAAGATGTCTTACCATGGAGCTTGGAAGCTGTTCCCTCCTGGCCAAGGTTATGACCGCAGCAGAGGCCAAAAATTACCAACCAAAGATCCACAGCTCTTTACCATCGAAGAAGCCTTTACTTCCATGCATCATCTTGTCCGTTTGTATAAGGTGAAGAAGCCTGATACTTTCGGAAGAGATTTGAAACAGGTTTCGTtgtttgaagaaggaaagcgTAAAAAGATACGCCGCCCtacgaaaatgaacgaGCGTCCTTTAAGGGCCTAA
- a CDS encoding NLI interacting factor family phosphatase has translation MFIRFPQLAKRPYFIRPIMTPKPSQFYLERLKNKGIETDNRKLLVLDLNGTLLSRPIKDRSHTSVSSASSTAIPRPGVKNFLKYAFSNYSVMVYSSSRRDNVNAMLNCIMTSEQIKSLTACWTRENMGLSTAHFNSKVQTFKNLDAIWENLKTDGNGKAANWSQYNTVIIDDSEVKCAAHPFNHIHVSDFSHSTVDYRKDFMLVCAVRYLKHLKDIPNVSNYIFQHPFRLNYNLSQDENLKCLDQAIENYKQDSGTVKQAEGQID, from the coding sequence ATGTTTATTCGGTTTCCACAGCTTGCAAAAAGACCATATTTTATTAGGCCCATAATGACACCCAAACCTTCACAATTCTACCTCGAAAGgctcaaaaataaaggtaTCGAAACCGACAACAGGAAACTACTAGTTTTAGATTTGAACGGAACGCTATTAAGTAGACCTATAAAAGACCGTTCACATACGTCCGTGAGTAGTGCTTCTTCTACAGCAATTCCACGTCCAGGtgttaaaaattttttgaaatatgCGTTCTCAAACTATTCTGTTATGGTCTATAGCTCTTCTAGGCGCGATAACGTTAATGCGATGCTAAATTGTATCATGACTTCTGAACAGATCAAGTCTCTAACGGCCTGTTGGACTCGCGAAAATATGGGTTTAAGTACAGCTCATTTCAACAGCAAAGTGCAAACATTTAAAAACTTAGATGCAATTTGGGAAAATCTTAAAACAGATGGAAACGGAAAAGCTGCCAACTGGTCTCAGTATAATACGGTCATTATTGACGACTCAGAAGTGAAGTGTGCTGCTCATCCATTTAATCATATCCATGTTTCGGACTTTTCTCATTCAACCGTTGATTATCGAAAGGATTTTATGTTGGTTTGTGCCGTTCGCTATTTAAAACACTTGAAAGACATTCCGAATGTTAGTAACTACATATTTCAGCATCCTTTCCGTTTGAATTATAATCTGTCGCAAGATGAGAATCTGAAATGTTTAGATCAAGCTATCGAAAATTACAAACAAGATTCCGGTACCGTTAAGCAAGCGGAAGGGCAGATTGATTAA
- the dys1 gene encoding eIF-5A-deoxyhypusine synthase Dys1, whose protein sequence is MEENSAKNAVFVASEKPQGMDVIVEGPDFNHYDERKQNGGPGISVEELMQSYGKMGFQATHLSQAIQIINEMKDWRDPNPPEGKSEKATVFLGYTSNLISSGIREILRYLVQNKCVDVLVTTAGGVEEDLIKCLGPTYLGEFHMEGKGLREKGLNRIGNLIVPNDNYCRFEEWLMPILDKMVEEQETLGTHWTPSSFIHRLGKEINDERSVYYWAYKNNIPVYCPALTDGSIGDMLYFHTYKADPRPISLDIVADIRNINSHAVRANKTGIIILGGGVVKHHICNANLMRNGADWSVYINSGNEFDGSDAGARPDEAVSWGKIRSDAKRVKVYGEVSLLFPLIVASTFAK, encoded by the exons atGGAAGAAAACTCTGCGAAGAATGCTGTCTTTGTGGCTTCTGAGAAACCCCAAGGAATGGATGTGATTGTTGAGGGCCCCGATTTCAATCATTACGATGAGCGAAAGCAGAATGGAGGACCTGGAATCTCTGTCGAAGAGTTGATGCAATCCTATGGGAAGATGGGATTTCAAGCTACGCACCTTAGCCAAGCAATCCAAATTATTAACGAGATG AAAGATTGGCGTGATCCCAATCCTCCGGAAGGAAAGAGTGAAAAGGCTACCGTCTTTCTTGGCTACACCAGTAACCTAATTTCGTCCGGTATTCGTGAAATCTTGCGTTATTTAGTACAGAACAAATGCGTTGACGTCCTTGTAACTACCGCAGGAGGTGTGGAAGAAGATTTGATCAAATGCCTTGGTCCCACTTATCTTGGTGAATTCCACATGGAAGGAAAAGGTCTTCGCGAAAAAGGACTAAATCGTATCGGCAACCTCATTGTACCTAACGACAACTATTGTCGCTTTGAAGAGTGGCTCATGCCCATTTTGGACAAGATGGttgaagaacaagaaactCTTGGTACACACTGGactccttcttccttcatcCATCGTCTTGGTAAGGAAATAAATGATGAGAGAAGCGTTTACTATTGGGCttataaaaacaatataCCAGTTTATTGCCCTGCTTTGACAGATGGTTCAATTGGTGACATGCTTTACTTTCATACCTACAAGGCCGACCCACGTCCTATTAGCCTTGATATCGTGGCCGATATCCGTAATATCAATTCGCATGCTGTGCGTGCCAACAAAACAGGCATCATTATCCTCGGAGGTGGTGTTGTGAAGCATCATATCTGTAATGCAAACTTAATGCGTAATGGCGCTGACTGGAGCGTGTACATCAATTCTGGAAATGAGTTCGACGGAAGCGATGCCGGTGCACGACCTGATGAGGCCGTCAGTTGGGGAAAGATCCGTTCTGATGCTAAAAGAGTAAAG GTCTACGGTGAAGTaagtcttctttttccgCTAATTGTCGCTTCTACCTTTGCGAAATAG